Proteins found in one Kluyveromyces marxianus DMKU3-1042 DNA, complete genome, chromosome 2 genomic segment:
- a CDS encoding F-box protein, with translation MSERRDESFNGMLFETVPYGELSRRDIMARYFNLSAPIGHSGVPFPQQVYQTERASDIGKESVFKRSSGGEEILGEKILNLPIEIKVEITKNLSQYDLVNLASVSKSFYDAAMFSLYENVVVDASYSILNDSLRTDKNLRCTYIKTRYNLKKFMKSLCADELETAFPLGILVKSLKIINLPDGVSNSEIVNFVHKSIQSLSRLSCLYWESGSRKLPLDTLKYLPNKKELTSLGINLDLSKCGDSKIEFPQLERLSVVPFNNSETLCKFMNQISIDKIADRIRVLQLGRQLASMKQINKSNLNLGQSLIVTKYMIDNNLPRPDAVGTDYTATMNGIDFEFWDFLNPIVQDEKLNGSRRRRFKQLEILDIDSVNILANDSEKVISAINLSKLHTLSLNNVNEIQWLPEVDFQLTDFTSAATENFRKGLLISIAPHLKHLKQLRLDYQEAYRDSIPQFLGLLAKNNVLLDEIDLTITWDDSKLATVMSWEKLMENYATAICKHSSTLKKLSIVTKESLRYCDVPKQIPVDSVLKLTQCTKLESLRINGDSLQPSGIHLLHKFPRLRFLSLCGESSGGPRHMGLQMAHDGIMDDWYRVMHVALTLAQANKNLQFVKIDRCLFECGKSGNAIPRPDVLNDWFTKQTRVTISEDQF, from the coding sequence ATGAGCGAAAGAAGAGACGAAAGTTTTAATGGAATGCTGTTTGAGACAGTCCCCTACGGGGAGTTAAGTAGGAGAGACATTATGGCTCGTTATTTTAACCTATCGGCGCCAATCGGGCATTCTGGGGTTCCATTTCCACAGCAAGTGTACCAGACGGAGCGGGCTTCTGACATTGGTAAAGAGAGTGTGTTTAAACGTTCATCAGGTGGAGAGGAAATACTTGGAGAGAAGATACTCAATCTCCCGATAGAGATCAAGGTTGAAATTACGAAGAACTTGAGCCAGTATGACTTGGTCAATCTTGCTTCTGTGTCTAAGTCGTTCTACGATGCTGCGATGTTTTCGTTGTATGAGAACGTCGTGGTTGACGCATCATACTCTATATTAAACGACTCTTTGAGGACGGATAAGAATCTGAGATGCACGTATATCAAGACGCGATACAACTTAAAGAAGTTTATGAAGTCGTTGTGTGCGGACGAGTTGGAAACTGCTTTTCCGTTGGGGATTTTGGTCAAGAGCCTTAAGATCATCAATCTTCCGGATGGTGTTTCGAATTCCGAGATCGTGAATTTTGTTCACAAGTCAATACAGTCTCTCTCCAGGCTCTCTTGTTTATATTGGGAGAGTGGCTCCAGGAAGTTGCCATTAGACACATTAAAATATCTCCctaacaaaaaagaattgacGTCATTGGGGATTAATTTGGATTTGTCCAAGTGTGGGGACTCCAAAATTGAGTTCCCGCAGCTTGAGAGATTATCTGTAGTTCCTTTCAACAACTCAGAGACCTTGTGCAAGTTCATGAACCAAATATCGATAGATAAGATAGCCGATAGGATAAGGGTTCTTCAGTTGGGGAGACAGTTGGCATCGATGAAACAGATTAACAAGAGTAACTTAAATTTGGGACAATCTTTGATAGTGACCAAATATATGATAGATAATAACTTACCAAGACCAGATGCCGTTGGGACTGATTACACTGCGACTATGAATGGAATTGATTTTGAGTTTTGGGACTTTTTGAACCCTATAGTACAAGACGAAAAACTGAACGGTTCGCGCCGTCGCCGCTTCAAACAGTTGGAAATACTTGACATCGACAGTGTCAATATACTTGCAAATGATTCAGAAAAAGTGATAAGCGCCATAAACCTTTCGAAACTACATACCCTTTCGTTGAATAACGTAAATGAGATTCAATGGCTCCCCGAGGTTGATTTTCAGCTCACTGATTTCACAAGTGCTGCTACGGAAAATTTCAGGAAGGGTTTGCTCATTAGCATAGCGCCTCATCTTAAACATTTGAAACAACTGCGTCTTGACTACCAAGAAGCATACAGGGACTCCATTCCGCAATTTTTGGGTCTTTTAGCTAAGAACAATGTGCTCTTGGACGAAATCGATCTAACAATAACCTGGGACGATTCGAAACTAGCAACAGTTATGAGCTGGGAAAAACTTATGGAAAACTACGCTACAGCAATTTGTAAACATTCATcgactttgaagaaactatcCATCGTTACAAAAGAATCATTAAGGTACTGCGACGTCCCTAAACAAATACCCGTCGATTCAGTGTTAAAGCTCACCCAATGCACCAAATTGGAAAGTTTGCGAATCAACGGAGATTCGTTACAACCTTCCGGAATTCATCTACTTCATAAGTTTCCCAGACTCCGTTTCTTGTCCCTATGTGGTGAAAGTTCCGGAGGACCTCGACACATGGGGCTTCAAATGGCCCATGACGGTATTATGGACGATTGGTACAGAGTCATGCACGTAGCACTTACCCTTGCACAGGCAAACAAAAATTTACAGTTTGTCAAAATAGACCGTTGTTTGTTTGAATGTGGCAAAAGTGGCAATGCGATTCCTAGACCCGATGTGCTAAACGACTGGTTTA
- the MYO1 gene encoding myosin 1: MSYSESLEHSQGQGQQKERFWVPDEREVFLQGHLVEWKTSTNKRGQEEKVAVVCVNGKNEEYLEEEIAPVNPSSFDKVDNLSELTHLNEASVLFNLENRYQDDLIYTYSGLFLVAINPYSNIKIYNNSYMKLYHGSPKEDNKPHIFAVAEQAYQNLLHQKQDQSILVTGESGAGKTENTKKILEYLASITTDDKLLLNQTQESFERKILQSNPILESFGNAQTVRNNNSSRFGKFIKIDFDEYGKINGAHIEWYLLEKSRVIQAHPRERNYHIFYQVLTGMSKQELRAIELESNSILDYQYLKNSNPSIPGVDDAQNFQELLSAFDIVGFSKDDIQAILKCISIILHIGNIEFVSERSEQASIKNDIKPLCKLIGIQENDFKTAVLKPRSKAGKEWVSQSKNASQARSILNSLSRSLYEKLFEYIVNQINKSLEHGSMTEYSIGLLDIAGFEIFKDNSFEQLCINFTNEKLQQFFNHHMFVLEQNEYQKENIQWSFIDYGKDLQSTIDLIEQKKDIPGILPILEEESILPKSSDDSFYSKLISSWDNKSTKFKRSKLDNCFVLKHYAGDVEYNVTGWLSKNKDPLNENLLQVLSSSSNALVSQFFADHIRGSSFRTSSTKHREQLSTLIQELGNTDPHFVRCIIPNNKKKAREFDKKLILDQLRCNGVLEGIRIARDGYPNRIFFKEFFQRYKILSDEYRFTTSSKKNCEILLSSLHLDPTIYKVGNTKLFFKAGVLANLELLKEQRLCAAVTKFNALVSGKNVRKEIKSQLRKLQAARVLKVTFETYDRLMENPWYNLYMKLQPLLDSSNDIVKTKKIAEQVKQLELKLSESEKDKTAISEAKSMVEQELENIRSVLNTKVEELNKTQDLLVTTQTKHSELQSKWEETVKLKETIQTQNTSLNEELDSLRLQLEEAQAATVSSRENYDSLNNDKQKLEEAFAELEAKMDDLKQEENTLDSEKADLLKQVDSLKAEIENKEALVKEMETKLKDSEIAIDVKLKSLEKNLASTSKRMKGFVEENSELVSQINILKTDLNTKTKLLEKRTDELNRLNAKLATHESMVNDLSNEKESLLNEVSTLSKELKSLRQENDSNKWKLESLNEQYQRELEKLNEQSNNSHVDNGEVDALRKELLQEQSLNKFLNDRLVSASKSNKTINGFASSLDNDLRDEFDKMSLKYKEIEQQLSNEIEEKKTLISRLRFAETRLASASFDNQTLVAQLKKIKELTKATIGESKLDNELQNIDRFEINQEKMLLEVDFLKKQLEKEMEARKSAERVAIALHQKFSQIERSDSSADIYKLRYEAKEDYVKSLESRLNPSSPLKDKTNVTNGDIFKHRESFEKYEEEVQRYKVEANRMHSLLNEYQDKINELTLSYNKSMITETSLKEQVAHLEDELKTIEQQKTMIQSNSKRYQAQYEGSQRDLIAVEGEVRAVKHGLKQAEKDIESMTQMIQKLRSQNKQKEQEIWKQETQITELESVLDEKTIELDKCTARNKALEEDIAHYKERARAVENNKEYLDQIDSLRGELDKHLRLETEMKKEISNLGYQLETLKLDSDAKIEDLLKQTNHYENLVSELGIQRDEAEAAKKTLETNLKTLEVKVSNMEENIRSLSGENHQLQEERKFLREKLEEAGNDVSKSLKEKEKYSHDVQFLEESLALQKQQTERNEALISELQTTVDSLKKSLSTEKDKNGDLFQENSSLGKANDMLRNELLEAKNKLADTSEKEAWFNKVQDLEKHLEEERTSKFEEVKKSRKLERIIEELEKKNEEQANVIEQANEARAKFEGTVGNLDEKLGELEAMNASKDTALSKLHRDNVYYQEQITELEREIQSWKERYEKLSDRRQSLAQSTEGVFI, from the coding sequence ATGAGCTATAGTGAATCATTGGAACATAGCCAAGGGCAGGGCCAGCAGAAGGAACGATTTTGGGTTCCAGATGAGCGAGAGGTGTTTTTACAAGGTCATTTAGTGGAATGGAAAACGAGTACGAACAAACGCGGCCAGGAGGAGAAAGTAGCTGTAGTTTGTGTGAATGGGAAGAATGAGGAGTATTTAGAGGAAGAGATTGCACCTGTGAATCCATCTAGTTTTGACAAAGTGGATAATTTATCGGAGCTTACGCATTTAAACGAGGCGTCTGTGTTGTTTAATTTGGAAAATCGATATCAGGATGATTTGATCTATACCTACTCTGGGTTGTTTTTAGTGGCGATTAACCCGTATAGTAACATTAAAAtttacaacaacagctACATGAAATTATACCATGGGTCTCCCAAGGAGGATAACAAGCCTCACATTTTTGCGGTTGCGGAACAGGCGTATCAAAATCTTTTGCATCAGAAGCAGGACCAGTCGATTTTAGTGACAGGTGAATCTGGTGCTGGTAAGACGGAAAACACGAAGAAGATTCTTGAATATTTGGCGTCAATCACGACAGATGATAAATTACTCTTGAACCAGACACAAGAATCATTTGAACGCAAGATTCTACAGTCCAACCCAATTCTCGAGTCCTTTGGTAATGCACAAACAGTTAGGAATAACAACTCTTCGAGATTCGGGAAGTTTATCAAGATAGATTTCGATGAGTACGGTAAGATCAACGGTGCGCATATTGAATGGtatcttttggaaaaatcCAGAGTCATCCAAGCACACCCCCGTGAAAGAAACTACCATATCTTTTACCAGGTATTAACAGGTATGTCAAAACAAGAACTAAGAGCCATAGAGCTCGAGTCCAATTCTATCCTTGACTACCAATATTTAAAAAACTCTAATCCATCAATTCCCGGTGTCGATGATGCACAGAACTTCCAAGAACTACTATCAGCATTTGACATCGTTGGTTTTTCCAAGGATGACATCCAAGCCATTCTCAAGTGCATTTCTATTATTTTACATATCGGGAACATCGAATTCGTGTCAGAGAGATCAGAACAGGCTAGTATCAAGAATGACATCAAACCTTTGTGCAAACTGATTGGTATTCAGGAGAACGATTTCAAGACTGCAGTGCTTAAGCCAAGATCTAAAGCTGGGAAAGAGTGGGTATCCCAATCAAAGAATGCATCGCAGGCTAGATCAATCTTAAACTCGTTATCGAGATCTCTATACGAAAAACTTTTCGAATACATCGTTAACCAAATCAACAAGAGTTTGGAACATGGATCAATGACGGAATACTCTATTGGACTCTTAGATATCGCTGGTTTCGAAATCTTCAAAGATAACTCATTTGAACAATTATGTATCAACTTCACAAATGAAAAGTTACAACAATTTTTCAACCATCATATGTTTGTTTTAGAACAAAATGAATatcagaaagaaaatattcaatGGAGTTTCATAGATTATGGTAAGGACTTACAATCAACAATCGACTTGATCGAACAGAAAAAGGACATCCCAGGTATTCTACCGATATTAGAAGAGGAGTCTATCTTACCTAAATCTTCAGATGATTCGTTTTATTCGAAACTTATATCCTCGTGGGACAACAAGTCTactaaattcaaaagatcgAAACTAGATAACTGCTTTGTTCTCAAACATTACGCTGGTGATGTCGAGTACAATGTTACTGGATGGCTTTCGAAGAATAAAGATCCTTTGAATGAGAATTTGTTACAGGTGTTAAGTTCATCATCGAATGCACTTGTCTCGCAATTTTTTGCAGATCACATCAGAGGCAGCTCATTCAGGACCTCTTCAACCAAACATAGGGAGCAATTGAGTACTCTCATTCAAGAACTTGGCAATACGGACCCCCACTTTGTCCGTTGCATCATCCCAAataacaagaagaaagccAGAGAATTCGATAAGAAACTTATCCTGGACCAACTTCGTTGCAATGGTGTTCTAGAAGGGATCAGAATTGCCAGGGATGGTTATCCAAATAgaatattcttcaaagagttTTTCCAAAGGTACAAAATTCTATCTGATGAATACAGATTTACTACTagttccaagaagaattgtgaaatattattatcatcacTTCACTTGGATCCTACTATTTATAAAGTTGGTAACACTAAACTATTCTTCAAAGCTGGTGTCTTGGCTAAtttggaattgttgaaggagCAACGACTTTGTGCAGCAGTTACTAAGTTCAATGCATTGGTTTCAGGGAAGAATGTGAGAAAAGAGATCAAGAGCCAATTAAGAAAATTACAAGCCGCTAGAGTATTAAAGGTTACTTTTGAAACTTATGACAGACTTATGGAGAATCCGTGGTACAACCTTTACATGAAATTACAACCTCTATTAGATTCATCAAATGATATTGTaaagacaaagaaaatCGCCGAGCAAGTGAAACAATTGGAACTGAAGTTATCGGAAAGCGAAAAGGACAAGACTGCTATCTCCGAGGCAAAGTCTATGGTAGAGCAAGAGCTTGAAAACATTAGAAGTGTTCTTAATACTAAAGTAGAAGAGCTCAACAAAACCCAGGATCTTCTTGTCACAACTCAAACGAAACATTCTGAACTACAATCCAAATGGGAAGAAACTGTTAAGTTAAAGGAAACAATACAGACACAGAACACCTCACTAAACGAAGAGCTAGATTCCTTGCGCTTACAACTGGAGGAGGCACAAGCAGCAACAGTGTCATCCAGGGAAAATTACGATTCTTTAAACAATGACAAACAAAAGCTGGAAGAGGCATTTGCCGAGCTGGAAGCTAAGATGGATGATTtgaagcaagaagaaaataccCTTGATTCTGAGAAGGCGGATCTTTTGAAACAAGTGGATTCATTGAAAGCAGAGatcgaaaacaaagaaGCCTTAGtaaaagaaatggaaaCTAAACTAAAGGATTCTGAAATCGCAATTGACGTTAAGCTTAAGtcattggaaaagaacCTTGCTTCAACCAGCAAGAGAATGAAAGGATTTGTGGAAGAGAACTCGGAATTAGTTTCTCAAATCAATATCTTGAAAACGGATCTGAACACAAAGACTAAATTACTGGAGAAAAGAACGGATGAATTGAACCGCCTCAATGCTAAACTTGCAACTCACGAATCCATGGTAAATGATCTTTCAAATGAGAAGGAATCTCTTCTAAACGAAGTCTCAACATTGTCTAAAGAACTAAAAAGCCTGAGACAAGAAAATGATTCAAACAAATGGAAGTTAGAGTCTTTGAATGAACAATATCAAAGGGagcttgaaaaattgaatgaaCAAAGCAATAATTCCCACGTCGATAATGGGGAAGTTGATGCCTTAAGGAAAGAACTTTTGCAAGAACAATCTTTAAACAAATTTTTGAACGATCGCCTTGTATCTGCCTCTAAGTCTAACAAAACAATCAATGGTTTTGCTAGTTCTTTGGACAATGATTTGAGGGACGAGTTCGACAAAATGTCTCTAAAATATAAGGAGATCGAACAACAACTTTCAAATGAAatagaggaaaagaaaacccTCATTTCACGTTTAAGGTTTGCAGAAACTCGGTTAGCTTCAGCATCATTCGATAATCAGACTTTAGTTGCacaattgaaaaagatcaaagagCTTACAAAGGCTACCATTGGTGAGAGCAAGCTAGATAATGAACTTCAGAATATTGATAGATTCGAAATTAATCAAGAGAAGATGcttcttgaagttgatttcttgaagaagcaatTGGAGAAGGAGATGGAGGCAAGAAAAAGCGCTGAGAGAGTTGCCATTGCACTCCACCAGAAGTTTAGCCAAATCGAGCGTTCCGATTCTTCAGCAGATATCTATAAGCTAAGATACGAGGCCAAAGAGGATTATGTCAAATCTCTTGAATCAAGGTTAAACCCATCTTCTCCATTGAAAGATAAGACCAACGTCACTAATGGTGATATTTTCAAACATCGTGAATCATTTGAAAAgtacgaagaagaagttcagAGGTACAAAGTGGAGGCAAACCGGATGCATAGTCTACTGAATGAGTACCAGGATAAGATCAATGAACTGACATTGAGTTATAACAAGAGTATGATCACGGAAACTTCGCTAAAAGAACAAGTTGCTCATTTGGAAGAtgaattgaaaacaatTGAGCAGCAAAAGACTATGATTCAGTCCAATTCTAAACGCTACCAAGCCCAATATGAGGGATCGCAGCGTGATTTGATAGCTGTAGAAGGAGAAGTTAGAGCTGTTAAACACGGTTTGAAACAAGCGGAGAAAGATATTGAAAGCATGACCCAAATGATTCAGAAGCTCAGATctcaaaacaaacaaaaagagcaagagaTTTGGAAACAGGAAACTCAAATAACAGAGCTTGAATCTGTACTGGACgaaaaaacaattgaacTCGACAAGTGCACAGCTAGAAACAAAGCACTTGAAGAGGACATTGCGCattacaaagaaagagcaaGAGCTGTagaaaataacaaagaatatttggatcaaataGATTCCTTAAGAGGTGAACTAGATAAGCATCTAAGATTAGAAACCGaaatgaagaaggagaTCTCGAACTTGGGCTATCAATTGGAAACTTTGAAGCTAGATTCTGATGCAAAGATAGAAGATTTATTGAAACAGACTAACCACTACGAAAATCTAGTTAGTGAGCTTGGTATCCAAAGAGATGAGGCAGAGGCAGCCAAAAAGACGTTAGAGACAAACCTGAAGACCTTGGAAGTTAAAGTCTCAAACatggaagaaaatataCGCTCTTTGTCAGGCGAGAATCATCAgttacaagaagaaaggaaattCTTGAGAgaaaagttggaagaagctGGCAACGATGtttcaaaatcattgaaagagaaggaaaagtaCTCACATGATGTTcaattcttggaagaatCCTTAGCACTTCAGAAGCAGCAGACAGAGCGTAACGAAGCACTCATTTCAGAACTGCAAACAACCGTTGACTCCCTGAAAAAATCATTATCCACTGAAAAGGATAAGAATGGGGATCTGTTCCAAGAAAATTCGTCACTTGGGAAGGCCAATGATATGTTGAGGAATGAGCTCTTGGAAGCGAAAAACAAATTAGCTGATActtcagaaaaagaagcttGGTTCAATAAAGTACAAGACCTGGAGAAacatcttgaagaagaacgtaCGTCGAAATTCGAAGAAGTGAAGAAGTCAAGAAAACTGGAGAGAATTAtcgaagaattggaaaagaagaatgaagagCAAGCCAATGTTATCGAACAAGCTAACGAGGCAAGGGCAAAGTTCGAAGGCACTGTTGGAAACCTGGATGAGAAACTAGGAGAACTGGAGGCAATGAATGCCTCAAAGGACACTGCATTAAGCAAACTGCATAGGGATAACGTATACTATCAAGAGCAGATAACAGAGCTTGAGAGAGAAATCCAGTCATGGAAGGAGAGGTATGAAAAGTTATCCGACAGAAGACAATCTCTGGCCCAATCAACCGAAGGCGTTTTCATATAA